One window of Amaranthus tricolor cultivar Red isolate AtriRed21 chromosome 11, ASM2621246v1, whole genome shotgun sequence genomic DNA carries:
- the LOC130826795 gene encoding kinesin-like protein KIN-14A isoform X1, with translation MVGLLGLVLLYLQNTDALGQLLFEYTKRVYTSQLQHLKDIAGTLSMEMAKDPAQILQQMKVDASLLTLEGGGLPIPNPSTAAEDARLASLISLDGILTQVKVITRQGSINSLSKSKKRAMFTSLDELGEQMPSLLEIDHPCAPRQIAEARVIVEIQLLYQLQWQHLHQSIFSQLSFFNPNDF, from the exons ATGGTTGGATTGCTGGGCTTGGTGCTGCTTTACCTCCAAAATACAGATGCTCTTGGTCAACTCCTATTTGAGTACACAAAACGGGTGTATACATCTCAGTTGCAGCATCTGAAG GATATTGCAGGCACATTGTCAATGGAAATGGCTAAAGATCCTGCTCAG ATATTGCAACAGATGAAAGTTGACGCAAGTCTACTAACGTTGGAAGGCGGTGGCTTGCCAATACCAAATCCTTCTACTGCAGCTGAAGATGCAAGGCTTGCATCTCTGATTTCCCTTGATGGCATATTGACACAAGTCAAG GTCATAACAAGGCAAGGTTCCATAAATTCCTTGAGTAAAAGCAAGAAAAGAGCAATGTTTACTTCTCTAGATGAACTTGGTGAGCAAATGCCATCTCTTCTTGAGATTGATCATCCATGTGCCCCGAGGCAAATTGCTGAAGCTCGAGTCATTGTTGAG ATTCAACTTCTGTACCAATTACAATGGCAGCATCTGCATCAAAGTATTTTTTCACAACTAAGCTTTTTCAATCCAAATGACTTTTGA
- the LOC130826795 gene encoding kinesin-like protein KIN-14A isoform X2 — MVGLLGLVLLYLQNTDALGQLLFEYTKRVYTSQLQHLKDIAGTLSMEMAKDPAQILQQMKVDASLLTLEGGGLPIPNPSTAAEDARLASLISLDGILTQVKVITRQGSINSLSKSKKRAMFTSLDELGEQMPSLLEIDHPCAPRQIAEARVIVEVCPLIH, encoded by the exons ATGGTTGGATTGCTGGGCTTGGTGCTGCTTTACCTCCAAAATACAGATGCTCTTGGTCAACTCCTATTTGAGTACACAAAACGGGTGTATACATCTCAGTTGCAGCATCTGAAG GATATTGCAGGCACATTGTCAATGGAAATGGCTAAAGATCCTGCTCAG ATATTGCAACAGATGAAAGTTGACGCAAGTCTACTAACGTTGGAAGGCGGTGGCTTGCCAATACCAAATCCTTCTACTGCAGCTGAAGATGCAAGGCTTGCATCTCTGATTTCCCTTGATGGCATATTGACACAAGTCAAG GTCATAACAAGGCAAGGTTCCATAAATTCCTTGAGTAAAAGCAAGAAAAGAGCAATGTTTACTTCTCTAGATGAACTTGGTGAGCAAATGCCATCTCTTCTTGAGATTGATCATCCATGTGCCCCGAGGCAAATTGCTGAAGCTCGAGTCATTGTTGAG GTATGCCCACTCATTCATTGA